A genomic window from Punica granatum isolate Tunisia-2019 chromosome 2, ASM765513v2, whole genome shotgun sequence includes:
- the LOC116195742 gene encoding thioredoxin-like 2, chloroplastic has translation MADAIIRLPLAFHALRCSSQSLPAAPFLASSISSLSNSSSSSSSCLSVAGVAGLAFRPRKRLAALKAQAAVAEADQPKWWEKNCGPNMIDIHSTQEFLSALGQAGDRLVIVEFYGTWCASCRALFPKLCRTAQEHPEILFLKVNFDENKPMCKNLNVKVLPYFHFYRGADGQLESFSCSLAKFQKIKDGIQQHSTARCSIGPPRGVGDLNLEPAASGLMDKATGSSAAASS, from the exons ATGGCTGATGCGATTATTCGGCTGCCTCTAGCCTTCCACGCACTTCGCTGCTCGTCTCAGTCACTGCCCGCCGCACCTTTCTTGGCCTCCTCCATCAGCTCTCTCTCTaattcttcctcctcctcttcttcttgtttgTCGGTCGCGGGCGTTGCCGGTCTTGCTTTCAGACCCAGGAAGAGATTGGCCGCTCTCAAG GCACAAGCTGCTGTTGCTGAAGCCGACCAGCCAAAATGGTGGGAGAAGAATTGCGGGCCCAATATGATCGATATCCACTCTACACAGGAGTTCTTGAGTGCTCTAGGTCAAGCTGGCGATAGATTAGTAATTGTGGAGTTTTATGGGACTTGGTGTGCTTCTTGCAGGGCACTATTTCCTAAG CTCTGCAGGACAGCTCAGGAACACCCTGAGATCCTGTTCCTGAAAGTCAATTTCGATGAAAATAAGCCGATGTGCAAGAATCTGAATGTAAAGGTGCTTCCTTACTTCCACTTTTATCGTGGGGCCGATGGACAGCTTGAATCCTTTTCATGCTCCCTCGCTAAG tttcagaaaataaaagatggGATTCAACAACACAGCACAGCGCGTTGCAGCATCGGGCCGCCTAGAGGAGTCGGTGACCTTAATCTCGAACCCGCTGCCTCTGGCTTGATGGACAAGGCAACAGGATCTTCTGCTGCCGCATCCTCCTGA